In Zonotrichia leucophrys gambelii isolate GWCS_2022_RI chromosome 14, RI_Zleu_2.0, whole genome shotgun sequence, a single window of DNA contains:
- the NMRAL1 gene encoding nmrA-like family domain-containing protein 1 has translation MAGKKLIVVFGATGAQGGSVARALLDDGSFKVRAVTRSPRKKEAEELRRRGAELVKADQDDEASLERALAGAYGAFIVTNFWEHCSKEKEVEQGRRLADLSKRQGLQHVVFSGLENVQQLTGGRLEVLHFDGKGVVEEHFQKIGVPTTIIRLPFYFENFLSIFKPQKAPQGDALVLELPMGDTPMDGMAVEDLGPVVLSLLKSPGEYVGQVIGLSTGKLTEAEYAAILSQQTGKTVTASKISPEEYEKRDFPGAKELAAMFRFYALRPDRSVALTMKLNPRARTFQQWVGDNKNAF, from the exons ATGGCCGGGAAGAAGCTGATCGTGGTGTTCGGGGCCACCG GGGCCCAGGGCGGCAGCGTGGCCCGGGCGCTGCTGGACGATGGGAGCTTCAAGGTGCGCGCCGTGACGCGGAGCCCCAGGAAGAAGGAGGCGGAGGAGCTGAGGCGCAGGGGAGCCGAGCTGGTGAAGGCAGATCAGGACGATGAGGCGTCGCTGGAGCGGGCCTTGGCCGGTGCCTACGGAGCCTTTATTGTCACCAACTTCTGGGAGCACTGCAGCAAGGAGAAGGAAGTCGAGCAG GGACGGCGTCTGGCTGATCTGTCCAAGCGCCAGGGCCTGCAGCACGTGGTGTTCAGCGGGCTGGAGAACGTGCAGCAGCTGACAGGGGGCCGGCTGGAGGTGCTGCACTTCGATGGCAAAGGCGTGGTGGAGGAGCACTTCCAGAAAATCGGGGTTCCCACCACCATCATCCGCCTGCCCTTCTACTTTGAGAACTTCCTCTCCATCTTCAAGCCTCAGAAGGCTCCGCAGGGAGATGCCCTTGTGCTGG agctgcccaTGGGGGACACCCCCATGGATGGGATGGCTGTGGAGGACCTTGGGCCCGTTGTGCTTTCCCTGCTGAAGTCCCCAGGGGAGTACGTTGGCCAGGTGATAGGACTCAGCACGGGCAAGCTCACCGAGGCAGAGTATGCTGCCATCCTCTCCCAGCAGACGGGCAAGACTGTGACAGCCAGCAAG ATCTCCCCTGAGGAGTACGAGAAGCGGGACTTCCCTGGCGCCAAGGAGCTGGCTGCCATGTTCCGTTTCTACGCCCTGAGGCCCGACCGCAGCGTGGCTCTGACCATGAAGCTGAACCCCAGGGCCCGAACCTTCCAGCAGTGGGTGGGGGACAACAAGAACGCCTTCTga
- the DNAJA3 gene encoding dnaJ homolog subfamily A member 3, mitochondrial isoform X2 produces the protein MAAGSASRWVGAAAGRGAGNARPPLLLLLRGLRAPPARAPRRLLLLRAGLCAAGTKHAAAVASAAFHSSAARAKEDYYQVLGVPRTATQKEIKKAYYQLAKKYHPDTNKDDPKAKEKFSQLAEAYEVLSDEVKRKQYDAYGTASFEAGAAGAGAGAGRQYWSSGPSIDPEELFRKIFGEFSGSPFGDFQTVFDQPQEYIMDLTFTQAAKGVNKEIVVNIQDSCVRCDGKGHEPGTKAQRCHYCNGTGMETMNTGPFVMRSTCRRCGGRGSVITTPCVVCRGTGQTKQKKTVMVPVPAGVEDGQTVRMPVGKKEIFITFRVQKSSVFRRNGADIHSDLPISIAQAVLGGTARCQGLYETINITIPPGIQPDQRIRMSGKGIPKINSYGYGDHYIHIKIKVPQRLTDRQRALMMSYAEDETDVEGTVNGVTNTASGKRSTGN, from the exons ATGGCGGCCGGGAGCGCGTCGCGCTGGGtcggggcggccgcggggcgcggggcggggaacgcgcggccgccgctgctgctgctgctccgcgggctccgcgccccgcccgcccgcgccccgcgccgcctCCTGCTGCTCCGTGCCGGGCTCTGCGCCGCCG GGACGAAACACGCTGCCGCCGTCGCCTCCGCCGCCTTCCACAGCAGCGCGGCCCGCGCCAAGGAGGATTATTACCAGGTGCTGGGGGTGCCCCGCACCGCCACGCAGAAGGAGATCAAGAAGGCCTATTACCAG ttgGCAAAGAAATACCACCCTGACACAAACAAGGACGACCCCAAAGCGAAGGAGAAGTTCTCTCAGCTGGCAGAAGCCTACGAG GTGCTGAGTGACGAGGTGAAGAGGAAGCAGTACGATGCCTACGGCACCGCGAGCTTCGAGGCCggcgccgccggggccggggccggtgcGGGGCGGCAGTACTGGAGCAGCGGCCCCTCCATCGACCCCGAGGAGCTCTTCAGGAAGATCTTCGGGGAGTTCTCAGGATCCCCTTTTGGCGATTTTCAGACTGTTTTTGACCAGCCACAGGAG TACATCATGGATTTGACATTCACCCAAGCTGCAAAAGGTGTCAACAAGGAGATTGTGGTGAACATCCAGGACTCCTGTGTGCGCTGTGATGGCAAAGGACACGAACCTGGCACCAAAGCTCAGCGCTGTCACTACTGCAATGGCACGGGCATG GAGACGATGAACACGGGCCCGTTCGTGATGCGCTCCACGTGCCGGCGCTgcggcggccgcggctccgTCATCACCACGCCCTGCGTCGTGTGCCGGGGCACGGGGCAGACCAAGCAGAAGAAGACAGTGATggttcctgtgccagctg GTGTTGAGGACGGGCAGACAGTTCGGATGCCTgtggggaagaaagaaattttcattACGTTCAGG GTTCAGAAGAGCTCTGTGTTCCGACGAAACGGAGCCGATATCCACTCGGATCTCCCCATCTCCAtagcccaggctgtgctgggaggcacTGCCCGCTGTCAGGGCTTGTATGAGACAATCAACATCACG ATACCCCCTGGTATCCAGCCAGACCAGAGAATTCGAATGAGTGGGAAAGGCATTCCCAAGATCAACAGCTATGGCTACGGAGACCACTACATCCACATAAAGATAAAAGTTCCTCA GAGGCTGACGGATCGCCAGCGAGCCTTAATGATGAGCTACGCCGAGGACGAGACCGACGTGGAGGGCACCGTGAACGGGGTCACCAACACAGCCtcag GAAAGCGTTCTACTGGGAACtag
- the DNAJA3 gene encoding dnaJ homolog subfamily A member 3, mitochondrial isoform X1: MAAGSASRWVGAAAGRGAGNARPPLLLLLRGLRAPPARAPRRLLLLRAGLCAAGTKHAAAVASAAFHSSAARAKEDYYQVLGVPRTATQKEIKKAYYQLAKKYHPDTNKDDPKAKEKFSQLAEAYEVLSDEVKRKQYDAYGTASFEAGAAGAGAGAGRQYWSSGPSIDPEELFRKIFGEFSGSPFGDFQTVFDQPQEYIMDLTFTQAAKGVNKEIVVNIQDSCVRCDGKGHEPGTKAQRCHYCNGTGMETMNTGPFVMRSTCRRCGGRGSVITTPCVVCRGTGQTKQKKTVMVPVPAGVEDGQTVRMPVGKKEIFITFRVQKSSVFRRNGADIHSDLPISIAQAVLGGTARCQGLYETINITIPPGIQPDQRIRMSGKGIPKINSYGYGDHYIHIKIKVPQRLTDRQRALMMSYAEDETDVEGTVNGVTNTASGGRATASADAGGDRPEAQENKEGFLSKLKKMFTS, from the exons ATGGCGGCCGGGAGCGCGTCGCGCTGGGtcggggcggccgcggggcgcggggcggggaacgcgcggccgccgctgctgctgctgctccgcgggctccgcgccccgcccgcccgcgccccgcgccgcctCCTGCTGCTCCGTGCCGGGCTCTGCGCCGCCG GGACGAAACACGCTGCCGCCGTCGCCTCCGCCGCCTTCCACAGCAGCGCGGCCCGCGCCAAGGAGGATTATTACCAGGTGCTGGGGGTGCCCCGCACCGCCACGCAGAAGGAGATCAAGAAGGCCTATTACCAG ttgGCAAAGAAATACCACCCTGACACAAACAAGGACGACCCCAAAGCGAAGGAGAAGTTCTCTCAGCTGGCAGAAGCCTACGAG GTGCTGAGTGACGAGGTGAAGAGGAAGCAGTACGATGCCTACGGCACCGCGAGCTTCGAGGCCggcgccgccggggccggggccggtgcGGGGCGGCAGTACTGGAGCAGCGGCCCCTCCATCGACCCCGAGGAGCTCTTCAGGAAGATCTTCGGGGAGTTCTCAGGATCCCCTTTTGGCGATTTTCAGACTGTTTTTGACCAGCCACAGGAG TACATCATGGATTTGACATTCACCCAAGCTGCAAAAGGTGTCAACAAGGAGATTGTGGTGAACATCCAGGACTCCTGTGTGCGCTGTGATGGCAAAGGACACGAACCTGGCACCAAAGCTCAGCGCTGTCACTACTGCAATGGCACGGGCATG GAGACGATGAACACGGGCCCGTTCGTGATGCGCTCCACGTGCCGGCGCTgcggcggccgcggctccgTCATCACCACGCCCTGCGTCGTGTGCCGGGGCACGGGGCAGACCAAGCAGAAGAAGACAGTGATggttcctgtgccagctg GTGTTGAGGACGGGCAGACAGTTCGGATGCCTgtggggaagaaagaaattttcattACGTTCAGG GTTCAGAAGAGCTCTGTGTTCCGACGAAACGGAGCCGATATCCACTCGGATCTCCCCATCTCCAtagcccaggctgtgctgggaggcacTGCCCGCTGTCAGGGCTTGTATGAGACAATCAACATCACG ATACCCCCTGGTATCCAGCCAGACCAGAGAATTCGAATGAGTGGGAAAGGCATTCCCAAGATCAACAGCTATGGCTACGGAGACCACTACATCCACATAAAGATAAAAGTTCCTCA GAGGCTGACGGATCGCCAGCGAGCCTTAATGATGAGCTACGCCGAGGACGAGACCGACGTGGAGGGCACCGTGAACGGGGTCACCAACACAGCCtcag GTGGCAGGGCCACGGCTAGCGCTGACGCAGGCGGGGATAGGCCTGAGGCTCAGGAGAACAAGGAGGGATTCCTTTCCAAACTTAAGAAAATGTTTACCTCCTGA